Proteins found in one Bacteroidota bacterium genomic segment:
- the mrdA gene encoding penicillin-binding protein 2 encodes MEKYKNRKNVIIILIATVSFIFFVRLVYLQLYTNKYKKFAQNNVLQRRVLLPPRGLIYDRNGKILATNKAAYDLHVIPSKVKNIDTSAFCKIIDISKEDFIIKLNKAKKFSNLKSSVFIKNLSIKSYGILQERLFEFHGFFIKSRTTRKYPRPIAAHILGYNGEINQRQIEQSNDYYQKGDYVGISGLEKQYEKQLRGTKGEEFVLVNVFNIVQGKYMDATLDKNFVPGKHLVTSIDADVQEYAEKLFKNKKGGLVAIEPSSGEIIAMISSPSYDPSLLVGRQRTKNYIQLSKDKNQPLFNRAVGAMYPPGSVFKIAMALVGLDEGVITEKTSYYVRGGYYLPGLKIGDHVYGNIDFHNSIVKSSNAYYCHVFRSIIDNDKFDNIYDGYNNWRNAMVDFGMGKKIGEDLSNEVVGILPKVSRFDKMYGKNRWKSTNILSLAIGQAEISLTPLQIANFVSVVANRGYYITPHLLKAVVYDNQITRPEYKKIETNIDSFAFPLVINAMEDVLIKGTAIRYGPSFKELNICGKTGTSQNPHGEDHSVFICFAPKVNPKIVIATIVENAGQGAHWAAPISFLVTEKYLKGEIDEKAKWIEKIMLEGDFIHDKEEEEKEKEKEKEKEENTENDNRTLKPDEH; translated from the coding sequence ATGGAGAAATATAAAAACAGAAAAAACGTAATAATAATTCTAATTGCAACAGTAAGCTTTATTTTTTTTGTAAGATTAGTTTATTTGCAACTCTATACAAATAAATACAAAAAATTTGCCCAAAATAATGTTTTGCAAAGAAGAGTGCTATTGCCTCCCCGTGGTTTAATCTACGATAGAAATGGGAAAATACTTGCCACAAATAAAGCAGCTTACGATTTACATGTTATCCCTTCAAAAGTTAAAAACATTGATACTTCTGCTTTTTGTAAAATAATTGATATATCAAAAGAAGATTTTATAATAAAATTAAATAAAGCTAAAAAATTTTCTAATTTAAAGTCATCCGTTTTTATAAAAAATCTTTCCATTAAATCTTACGGAATTTTACAAGAAAGACTTTTCGAATTTCATGGTTTTTTTATTAAATCACGTACAACAAGAAAATACCCAAGACCAATAGCCGCACATATTTTGGGATATAATGGAGAAATCAACCAACGCCAAATTGAGCAATCAAACGACTATTACCAAAAAGGTGATTATGTAGGAATCAGTGGCTTGGAGAAACAATACGAAAAGCAACTCAGAGGTACAAAGGGAGAAGAATTTGTTTTAGTAAATGTTTTTAATATTGTGCAAGGCAAATACATGGACGCTACACTTGATAAAAATTTTGTTCCGGGAAAGCACCTTGTTACATCAATTGATGCAGATGTTCAAGAATATGCAGAAAAGCTTTTCAAAAACAAAAAAGGTGGATTAGTTGCAATTGAACCATCAAGTGGAGAAATAATTGCAATGATTAGCAGTCCGAGTTATGACCCTTCTTTACTCGTTGGGAGACAAAGAACAAAAAATTACATACAATTAAGCAAAGATAAAAATCAACCATTGTTCAACAGAGCTGTGGGTGCAATGTATCCTCCAGGCTCTGTATTTAAAATTGCAATGGCACTTGTTGGATTGGATGAAGGAGTAATTACTGAAAAAACTTCTTATTACGTAAGAGGAGGCTATTATCTTCCCGGGTTAAAAATCGGTGATCATGTTTATGGAAATATAGATTTTCATAATTCAATTGTAAAATCTTCAAATGCATACTATTGCCATGTTTTTAGGTCAATTATTGATAATGACAAGTTTGATAATATTTATGACGGTTACAACAATTGGAGAAATGCAATGGTAGATTTTGGAATGGGCAAAAAAATTGGGGAAGATTTAAGTAATGAAGTTGTTGGTATTTTACCAAAAGTATCGCGATTTGACAAGATGTATGGAAAAAATAGATGGAAGTCAACAAATATTTTATCTCTTGCAATAGGGCAAGCAGAAATAAGCCTTACACCACTTCAGATAGCAAACTTTGTTTCTGTTGTTGCAAATAGGGGATATTACATTACTCCCCACTTACTTAAAGCAGTAGTTTATGATAACCAAATAACAAGACCTGAATATAAAAAAATTGAAACGAACATTGATTCTTTTGCTTTTCCTCTTGTAATCAATGCAATGGAAGATGTACTAATAAAAGGAACAGCTATTAGATACGGACCTTCTTTTAAAGAACTTAATATTTGTGGTAAAACAGGTACATCTCAAAATCCACATGGAGAAGATCATTCAGTATTTATTTGTTTTGCACCAAAGGTAAATCCTAAAATTGTAATAGCAACAATTGTTGAAAATGCAGGACAAGGAGCACATTGGGCAGCTCCCATAAGTTTTTTGGTTACCGAAAAATATTTGAAAGGCGAAATTGATGAAAAAGCAAAATGGATTGAAAAAATAATGCTTGAAGGAGATTTTATTCATGATAAAGAAGAAGAAGAGAAGGAGAAGGAAAAAGAGAAAGAGAAAGAAGAAAACACTGAAAACGATAACAGAACATTAAAACCGGATGAACACTAA